A single Fusobacterium hominis DNA region contains:
- the mnmA gene encoding tRNA 2-thiouridine(34) synthase MnmA: MNKNKVIIGMSGGVDSSVSAYLLKQQGYEVIGVTLNHKKEESFLEEIKAAKRIANFIGIKHREIDMEELFQKEVIDRFISDYSNGITPSPCVICDERVKFKLLFDIALEENAYYVATGHYCKVEYNDEFKTNLLKVGKDIKKDQSYMLSRLDTDKLPRIIFPLYNYTKEESRKIAQEAKIEVHDKKDSQGICFAKSGYIDFLKFQLKDKIKKGNFIESKSGKILGEHNGYQLYTIGQRRGLGLKLPKPYFIIDINPLKNEIILGDYCELKRKKVELIEYRAAVEIDKLKDRILIARPRFSSSGSKGYIIRENNKIYFEYIEENCHNAPGQHLVLYLNDYIVGTGIINF; this comes from the coding sequence ATGAATAAAAATAAAGTAATTATAGGAATGAGTGGTGGAGTTGATTCTTCTGTTTCAGCATATTTATTAAAACAACAAGGATACGAAGTAATAGGAGTAACATTAAATCATAAAAAAGAAGAATCTTTTTTGGAAGAAATAAAAGCTGCTAAAAGAATTGCAAATTTCATTGGGATAAAACATAGAGAAATTGATATGGAAGAGTTGTTTCAAAAAGAAGTCATTGATAGATTTATCTCAGATTATTCAAATGGAATTACCCCTTCACCTTGTGTTATTTGCGATGAAAGAGTTAAATTTAAACTTTTATTTGATATAGCATTAGAAGAAAATGCATATTATGTAGCAACTGGGCATTATTGTAAAGTGGAATATAACGATGAATTTAAAACAAATTTATTGAAAGTTGGTAAAGATATAAAAAAAGATCAAAGTTATATGCTAAGTCGTTTAGATACTGATAAATTACCTAGAATCATTTTTCCTTTATATAATTATACAAAGGAAGAGAGTAGAAAAATAGCTCAAGAAGCGAAAATAGAAGTTCACGATAAAAAAGATAGTCAAGGAATTTGTTTTGCTAAAAGTGGATATATTGATTTTTTAAAATTTCAATTAAAAGATAAAATAAAAAAAGGGAATTTTATAGAAAGTAAATCAGGTAAAATTTTAGGAGAGCATAATGGATATCAATTATATACAATAGGTCAAAGACGAGGATTGGGATTAAAACTCCCTAAACCATATTTTATAATAGATATAAATCCTTTAAAAAATGAAATTATACTTGGAGATTATTGTGAATTAAAAAGAAAAAAAGTTGAACTTATTGAATATAGAGCTGCTGTTGAAATTGATAAATTAAAAGATAGAATATTAATTGCAAGGCCTAGATTTTCTAGCAGTGGATCAAAAGGTTATATAATAAGAGAAAATAATAAAATTTAT
- a CDS encoding ArsB/NhaD family transporter has product MIVIGLVVFISVFYLMITEKIPASWATMVGGLIMALIGIINEEDALEAVADRLEILFLLIGMMMIVHLISETGVFQWFAIKVAQLVRGEPFRLVVLLAIVTAVCSAFLDNVTTILLMAPVSILLAKQLRLDPFPFVITEVMSANIGGLATLIGDPTQLIIGAEGNLGFNDFLLNTAPMAIISMVILIVNVYIIYGRHMVVSNELKARIMELDSSRSLKEPKLLKEAAVIFLLVLVGFILNNFINKGLAIISLSGAIFLVIIAKRKPKEIFENVEWETLFFFIGLFMMIRGIENLNIIKLIGDKLIGITTGKFDMAVLGVTWISAAFTSIIGNVANAATMSKIVAVMVPEFAKDIADPVKIKAFWWALSIGSCLGGNITILSSATNVVAVGAAAKAGCKIDFVKFFKFGGLIALETLIIGSIYLFVRYM; this is encoded by the coding sequence ATGATAGTTATAGGATTAGTGGTTTTTATTTCCGTTTTCTATTTAATGATAACAGAGAAAATACCGGCATCATGGGCAACTATGGTTGGTGGATTGATAATGGCTTTAATTGGAATTATCAATGAAGAGGATGCTTTAGAAGCTGTGGCAGATAGATTGGAAATTTTATTTCTTTTAATTGGAATGATGATGATAGTTCATCTAATTTCAGAAACAGGAGTATTCCAATGGTTTGCAATTAAAGTGGCTCAATTAGTAAGAGGAGAGCCATTTAGACTGGTAGTTTTATTGGCAATAGTAACAGCTGTTTGTTCAGCATTTTTGGATAACGTAACAACAATCCTATTGATGGCTCCAGTATCAATTTTGCTTGCTAAGCAATTGAGATTAGATCCTTTCCCATTTGTAATAACAGAAGTTATGTCAGCAAATATTGGTGGACTTGCTACTTTAATTGGTGACCCAACTCAACTTATTATAGGTGCAGAAGGAAATCTTGGATTTAATGACTTCTTATTAAATACAGCACCAATGGCAATAATATCTATGGTTATATTAATAGTAAATGTGTATATAATCTATGGTAGACATATGGTAGTATCAAACGAATTAAAAGCTAGAATTATGGAATTGGATTCTTCAAGAAGTTTGAAAGAGCCAAAATTATTAAAGGAAGCGGCAGTGATATTTTTACTTGTTCTTGTAGGATTTATTTTAAATAATTTCATTAATAAAGGACTGGCAATAATCTCATTATCAGGAGCAATATTCTTAGTGATAATTGCTAAAAGAAAACCAAAAGAAATATTTGAAAATGTTGAATGGGAAACATTATTTTTCTTCATTGGACTATTTATGATGATTAGAGGAATAGAAAATTTAAATATTATAAAACTAATTGGAGATAAACTAATAGGAATTACAACTGGTAAATTTGATATGGCTGTATTAGGAGTAACTTGGATATCTGCAGCATTTACTTCTATAATCGGAAACGTTGCTAACGCTGCAACAATGTCAAAAATAGTTGCTGTAATGGTACCAGAATTTGCAAAAGATATAGCAGATCCAGTTAAAATTAAAGCATTTTGGTGGGCATTGTCTATTGGATCATGTTTAGGTGGAAATATCACAATTTTAAGTTCTGCTACAAACGTAGTTGCTGTTGGAGCAGCTGCAAAAGCTGGATGTAAAATAGATTTTGTGAAGTTCTTTAAATTTGGTGGACTTATTGCATTAGAAACTTTAATAATAGGAAGTATATATCTATTTGTAAGATATATGTAG